TCATCACTGAGAATTTGTTAGATTTAGAGAGAGGAGATTTTCTACCTATAAGAAGaatttcagttttatcagcatttaatttgagaAAATTGTAATTGTTCTTAATTCTATTAGACAAtcagagagagatggaggaggaagagTAGTCGTGAGCACAGTGGACAGGTATAGTTCGGTGTCATCCGCATCACAATGAAATTGAATGTTGTATTTCCTAAAGATACGTCCAATGGGAAGcaggtaaattataaatagtagaggccccaagacagagccctgagggacaccactagtaacaggagttactgtgaacatactgtacacgtctagaaatgtatgaagaaaaccaatcaagcacagcatcactaagaccaatatatgctagccgattcaatacctttttttttttttcaattcacttccactattaactgatagcattcacttacatcaggctctaaacctcctggttctacccaccattcactccactatagataatcacattctttcccagtaatagtttaacctaaagatttatacttttattattactatttacttattaatgtttactgtgtaattaattacctattaattacacagtataattcattcattgctaaccatttctcctcaacactcactcactatattttatgtttttatattttagcttgtttggtgagtctgatgagtcacacttgtgtctaagtgctgataaatgagcaaagcagctccaacactgtaagcatcatttctgtaaaatgtgaatgcgctggtgtgtttaaagattactctgtccattaaaactctttccacactgtgagcactgatacggtttctctccagtgtgaatgcgctggtgtattttaagattactctgtgtaataaaactctttccacactgtgagcactgatacgatttctctccagtgtgaatgcgctggtgtaatttgagattactctgttgagtaaaactctttccacactttgagcactgatatggtttctctccagtgtgaatgcgctggtgttctttgagatAACGTTGACaactaaaactctttccacactgtgagcactgatacggtttctctccggtgtgaatgcgctggtgtattttaaaatcactctgtctattaaaactctttccacactgtgagcattgatacggtttctctccagtgtgaatgcgctggtgttttttgacatcagtctgtctattaaaactctttccacactgtaagcactgatatggtttctcttcagtgtgaatgcgctggtgtattttaagattactctgtctattaaaactctttccacactgtgagcactgatacggtttttctccagtgtgaatgcgctggtgtattttaagatcactctgtctattaaaactctttccacactgtaagcattgatatggtttctctccagtgtgaatgcgctggtgtattttaagattactctgtctattaaaactcttcccacactgtgagcactgatacggtttctctccagtgtgaatgcactggtgttctttaagattactctgtgtaataaaactcttcccacactgtgagcactgatacggtttttgtccagtgtgaatgtgctggtgttctttaagattactctgtgtaataaaactcttcccacattgtgagcatTGATACAGCTTcacttcagtgtgaatgcgctggtgtatcttGAGAGCACTCAggcacctgaagctcttcccacactgtgagcagacgttttcttcctgtgtgggactgagagaggtgttaatgctgacagtaccagaggacgtttgctgattactggagcttctggtgggcgtcagatcctcatgttcagtcttaatcttcaccagagtctcatatttatcatggttgcagctcttgatgtgattgtggagctgattttgggttgtagaggaacgtggacacaaggagcagcagaaatccttgttcagttctgaagcagaaaataatcaaatacatttataacattataaataatcaaatacattcataacattataaataatcaaatacattcataacattataaataatcaaatacatttataacattataaataatcaaatacatttataacattataaataatcaaatacatttataacattataaataatcaaatacatttataacattataaataataatatacatttatacattataaataatcaaatacatttataacattataaataataaatacatttataacattataaataatcaaatacatttataacattataaataatcaaatacatttataacattataaataatcaaatacatttataacattataaataatcaaatacatttataacattataaataatcaaatacatttataacattataaataataaatacatttataacattataaataatcaaatacatttataacattataaataatcaaatacatttataacattataaataatcaaatacatttataacattataaataataaatacatttataacattataaataatcaaatacatttataacattataaataatcaaatacatttataacattataaataatcaaatacatttataacattataaataatcaaatacatttataacattataaataatcaaatacatttataacattataaataatcaaatacatttataacattataaataatcaaatacatttataacattattaataatcaaatacatttataacattataaataataatatacatttatacattataaataatcaaatacatttataacattataaataataaatacatttataacattataaataatcaaatacatttataacattataaataataaatacatttataacattataaataatcaaatacatttataacattataaataatcaaatacatttataacattataaataatcaaaaacatttataacattataaataatcaaatacatttataacattataaataatcaaaaacatttataacatataaataataaatactgttagtaattgttaaactgagatctgatgctaaagtcctgtaacgtgattcatcctgcattcatcatttcctgctcacactgatctgcatgagcacaatacaagctttcactgtatgatgcttcatcccaggttcctctgattctattcaatccaaatcttattttactcaagataaaaaatatcttactgagttcatctttatcttcagattcttccttcttcacaggcttcatctggaaacctccacactgttggtcctctggggtgaggtgttcctcagaggtgacgtgttccacagggattaaagttccttcacctgaaatccatcaatatgtgaagaagaaactcaacaactggaggaaactgaaggttgtgggtttagttaccacaaataaatacttagatttaatccagactggaagtatcagcacttctacacaggacagtacggtacagtacaggttctaatcccactatccacattctcttattatttttactgtactaaccacactgtactgtactaacatggcaaattgctccacatttacttacagaagtaacttccatcttcttcctcctccttttttattagtttctcttggaatccttcattttgtagatctatgggggtgacgtgtccctcttctgctgactgcattattaaaagatctgacaggcagacagacagatagacaaatgtactttattccctattaaagagaaatccaggaatactctttcagactgttttaactgtttatttttaatgctgtgaggctgtaaacagagtgaaaatgttgaaactattatgggactgagcagcatcagacagaaaagacttctaatagaactttttgggttggtttcacagacagggattaagcctagtcctagactacacagcattttgaatggagattctctatttaaagcaaCATGTAGTCCCggactataagccttaatccctgtctgggaaacaaccctttgagtttggtgga
The sequence above is drawn from the Trichomycterus rosablanca isolate fTriRos1 chromosome 14, fTriRos1.hap1, whole genome shotgun sequence genome and encodes:
- the LOC134326223 gene encoding zinc finger protein 239-like, translated to MSRGPNVARRPYNAQVWLRVWKQFFSSDGQKPYQCSQCGKSFITQSNLKEHQCIHTGEKPYQCSQCGKSFNRQSNLKIHQRIHTGEKPYQCLQCGKSFNRQSDLKIHQRIHTGEKPYQCSQCGKSFNRQSNLKIHQRIHTEEKPYQCLQCGKSFNRQTDVKKHQRIHTGEKPYQCSQCGKSFNRQSDFKIHQRIHTGEKPYQCSQCGKSFSCQRYLKEHQRIHTGEKPYQCSKCGKSFTQQSNLKLHQRIHTGEKSYQCSQCGKSFITQSNLKIHQRIHTGE